In a single window of the Papaver somniferum cultivar HN1 chromosome 8, ASM357369v1, whole genome shotgun sequence genome:
- the LOC113306045 gene encoding uncharacterized protein LOC113306045, protein MVIHNSTSNKKGNIWLFCNKNLPTSTVVSMSSQMITVIIRENLVSGVHAHVGVVQRRFLWSEMEAISDLQLPCLAIGDFNAITTSMEKVGGKPANTRNMLEFNTCLEKCELHQSPKSGLDYSWSHCQHGARRILCNLDRAVFNNLWIQKHGVRSYKVGMRIASDHSPLLGGCVTCPKPKNSKLKKLKKVLVDWNWRVFGNVNVQIKEAEKEVQDAMKESDANPLNEEFLEKLVQAENNLNSKEVQLSTMMKLKARTKWVKEGSANTSFFHTKLKVDISESLIGVIPKSITEEDQAMLDAIPSSEKIKKIIFEMDPDSSPGPDGFSGGLNSNFLVLLSKIESARSPQHFRPIGLSSVSFKIFTKIITTRMSYLMNKLISPHQDAYIKGRNIQDQIVLASEMINEMKKKRRGGNIGLKLDISQAYDSVRWKFLFQVLIKYGFSVTWFQWLSTLFESAKVSVMTNGGPNGFFSVGRGLRQGDPLSPILFVLMEDVLSRNISKSLAEGNITPMVIRNGIHPSHMFFADDMFIFCNGAKKSIQNLMKILEEYQKISGQVIDKSKSKLFVDGITDARTMQIKELMQIEVSSLPDRYLGVILQAGRVKISTMLANGGDLAKETGYLESDSPIIEYVGYSDYVKSHINMKVSDLIKEGKWNLSGQIKLILSDYTLPEIGIGNDNIIWKGGIKVELAVEWHIQDIIINLDSKTMVNEFAENRMPWFVKMRWNKAIAKIHSIQFRHSFRETNLSADAAAKKRSSTGSGSKINLLWKTMFLSRIELPDIAYYRMC, encoded by the exons ATGGTGATTCATAACTCAACATCAAATAAAAAAGGGAACATATGGTTGTTTTGTAATAAGAACTTGCCTACATCAACTGTTGTCTCCATGTCAAGTCAGATGATTACAGTCATCATTAGGGAAAATTTGGTGTCTGGGGTTCATGCTCATGTGGGTGTTGtgcaaagaagatttttatggTCTGAGATGGAAGCAATAAGTGATTTACAACTTCCTTGTCTAGCAATTGGTGACTTTAATGCCATCACAACATCAATGGAAAAAGTAGGAGGAAAGCCAGCTAATACTAGAAATATGCTTGAGTTTAACACTTGTTTAGAAAAATGTGAACTTCATCAATCTCCTAAATCAGGACTTGATTACTCTTGGTCACATTGTCAGCATGGTGCAAGAAGGATCTTATGCAATCTTGATAGAGCAGTATTTAACAATTTATGGATTCAAAAACATGGAGTACGGAGTTATAAGGTTGGAATGAGAATAGCATCTGATCATTCACCATTACTGGGAGGGTGTGTTACTtgtcctaaaccaaaaaat AGCAAATTAAAAAAGCTTAAAAAAGTTTTAGTAGATTGGAATTGGAGAGTTTTTGGTAATGTGAATGTGCAAATTAAAGAAGCAGAAAAAGAAGTTCAAGATGCAATGAAGGAGTCTGATGCTAATCCTCTCAATGAAGAATTCTTGGAAAAATTAGTGCAAGCTGaaaataatttaaattctaaagaaGTACAATTAAGTACAATGATGAAGTTGAAGGCAAGAACCAAATGGGTCAAAGAAGGCTCTGCAAACACAAGCTTCTTTCATACAAAGCTGAAG GTAGACATTTCAGAATCTTTAATTGGAGTAATTCCAAAATCTATAACAGAAGAAGATCAAGCAATGCTGGATGCAATTCCTTCAAgtgaaaaaataaagaaaattatttttgaaatgGATCCTGACAGTTCTCCGGGTCCAGATGGCTTTTCAG GGGGCTTAAACTCAAATTTTCTAGTGCTTTTGTCAAAAATTGAAAGTGCTAGATCTCCTCAACATTTTAGACCAATTGGGCTGAGCAGTGTAAGTTTCaagatcttcaccaaaatcatcaCAACCAGAAtgtcatatcttatgaacaagcTCATCTCTCCACATCAAGATGCATACATAAAAGGAAGGAATATACAAGACCAAATAGTTCTTGCTTCTGAGATGataaatgaaatgaagaagaaaagaagaggaggTAATATTGGACTCAAGTTAGACATATCACAAGCCTATGACTCTGTGAGATGGAAATTTCTATTCCAAGTTTTAATCAAATATGGTTTTTCAGTCACATGGTTCCAATGGTTAAGTACTTTATTTGAATCTGCAAAAGTCTCAGTAATGACAAATGGTGGTCCTAATGGTTTCTTCTCAGTTGGTAGAGGATTAAGACAAGGAGATCCACTATCTCCAATTCTTTTTGTGCTAATGgaagatgttcttagtagaaataTATCCAAATCGTTAGCTGAAGGCAACATAACTCCAATGGTAATAAGAAATGGAATTCATCCTTCTCACAtgttctttgctgatgatatGTTCATATTTTGTAATGGTGCAAAGAAAAGCATTCAAAATCTGATGAAGATTCTAGAAGAGTATCAGAAAATTTCAGGTCAAGtgattgataaaagtaaaagcaaGCTCTTTGTGGATGGAATAACAGATGCAAGGACTATGCAAATTAAAGAGTTAATGCAAATAGAAGTAAGTTCTTTACCTGATAGATATTTAGGAGTAATTTTACAAGCTGGCAGAGTAAAAATTTCAACAATGTTGGCCAATGGTGGAGATCTTGCAAAAGAAACTGGCTACTTGGAAAG TGATTCTCCTATCATTGAATATGTTGGATATTCTGATTatgtaaaatctcacatcaacATGAAGGTGTCAGACTTAATCAAGGAAGGAAAATGGAATTTATCTGGTCAGATTAAACTCATTCTTTCAGATTATACTCTGCCTGAAATTGGCATTGGAAATGATAACATAATTTGGAAAGGAGGCATAAAAG TTGAGTTAGCTGTAGAATGGCATATTCAAGATATAATTATCAACTTAGATTCCAAAACTATGGTAAATGAATTTGCAGAAAACAGAATGCCATGGTTTGTTAAAATGAGATGGAACAAGGCAATTGCTAAGATTCACTCTATCCAGTTCAGGCATAGTTTCAGGGAAACTAATTTGTCTGCAGATGCAGCTGCAAAAAAAAGGAGCTCTACTGGTAGCGGGTCAAAGATAAATTTACTATGGAAGACCATGTTTTTATCAAGAATAGAATTGCCTGATATTGCATATTATAGAATGTGCTAG
- the LOC113306046 gene encoding glutamic acid-rich protein-like: MKRKTEDDRLDDHQRRRDRVRRRVLAAEEKLRSRDDGVPFDSNASKDEPVWVPQDRKIKPDRRTREIERLVKADLEAERKEEEYQGSLYNDPDIHPDFVNGPGSDSDEELEEDSSKDDDDEFDNSDKSDDSDESDD; encoded by the coding sequence ATGAAGAGAAAAACCGAGGATGATAGGTTGGATGATCATCAACGAAGAAGGGACCGAGTCCGGCGCAGAGTGCTAGCAGCTGAGGAGAAACTTCGATCTCGAGACGATGGTGTACCCTTTGACTCTAATGCTTCGAAAGATGAACCTGTGTGGGTGCCGCAGGATCGCAAGATTAAGCCAGACCGGCGTACCAGGGAGATCGAGAGACTGGTCAAAGCTGACCTTGAAGCTGAGCGTAAAGAAGAAGAGTACCAGGGTTCATTATACAACGATCCTGATATTCATCCAGACTTCGTCAATGGCCCTGGTAGTGATTCCGACGAAGAACTCGAAGAGGATTCCTCGAAAGACGATgatgacgaatttgataattctGACAAATCTGATGACtccgatgaatctgatgattag